In Romboutsia lituseburensis, a genomic segment contains:
- a CDS encoding protein kinase domain-containing protein: MLKIIGEGKYGIAYLAQGIDLKKYVLKQLKNEILEATRKKLFYEEEILKKLKDNRFPKFIEKFDHESNLIYVLEYIEGKDFEDILNEDEYEFSKEEIYNIAIQLIDIVEILQKNNIIHRDLRTPNIILDKNNKLKLIDFGLARYIDDKKYVKEIDYWYIADFLVHLYYSSCYKESNLGERPWFEELDLNEKECLFLKKLMGIEGFYKSIDEIKKNFKDVIN, from the coding sequence ATACTAAAAATAATAGGGGAAGGTAAATATGGAATAGCATATTTAGCTCAAGGTATAGACTTAAAAAAATATGTACTAAAACAACTAAAAAATGAAATACTAGAAGCTACAAGAAAAAAGCTATTTTATGAAGAAGAAATATTAAAAAAATTAAAGGATAATAGATTTCCAAAATTTATTGAAAAGTTTGATCACGAAAGTAATTTAATATATGTATTAGAGTATATAGAAGGAAAAGATTTTGAAGATATATTAAATGAAGATGAGTATGAATTTAGCAAAGAAGAAATATATAATATAGCTATTCAATTAATAGATATAGTTGAAATACTTCAAAAGAATAACATAATTCACAGAGATTTAAGAACTCCAAATATAATCTTAGATAAAAATAATAAATTAAAATTAATTGATTTTGGACTAGCAAGGTATATAGATGATAAAAAATATGTAAAAGAAATAGATTATTGGTATATTGCAGATTTTTTAGTACATCTATATTATTCATCATGCTATAAAGAAAGTAATTTAGGTGAAAGACCTTGGTTTGAAGAACTTGATTTAAATGAAAAAGAGTGTTTATTTTTAAAAAAATTAATGGGTATTGAAGGGTTCTATAAAAGTATAGATGAAATAAAGAAAAACTTTAAAGATGTTATAAATTAA